The Pungitius pungitius chromosome 4, fPunPun2.1, whole genome shotgun sequence nucleotide sequence CACGTTTCCCATGGCACGTGTTTCTACATTACATAACGTGACTATGCCCTCCCGAAGGTCACCAACAGAAGGCCCTGACATCAAGGCAATTTATCTACCAGGATCCCCCTCCAGGCACCCATCAAAGGAGTTTACTGTAATCTTTGATCGTACATATGTTACCGCGCCGGGGCAAATATTTGAATTATAATGAGAAAGTATTTTCAGTGTCGCGGCTCTACGTGTAGCTCACTATTTCGGAAAATAACATCTTTAATAAGCCACAGTCATACTTAAGGTGCCCGGTGATCAGTTACGCGCAGATTACGCACGCAGTGTGCAACTGCAGACCACAAGCACGACAAAGCTCAGATAAAGTGAATCCATCCATTCTCCCATTCCCGTGGTGGAGACATCTTGAAACGGTGACGCCGAACTTTGTAGTTGTTCCCGTTATTATTGTCCCAGAACTCCGTCCCGCCGACGCAGTATTTAATTGCGAACTGAAATGTGCCTCCGTTGTCGAGGTAAGTGGGCATGACTATCTTGAAAGAGAACTTATCGGTTTCCCCTTTGCTGGATTCGGGAACATACGAGGCCAGGCTGTCCATAAATGTTATCCAGTTATTCAGAGAATAGCGCAAAGAGACGCTCTTTTCGAAAGCCAGATTCAACACGCGCACAAACCCGGACATGCTGAATTCGTCCACCTGAACGGTCTCTAACAGGACCTTCACCTCCCTCACTTTCTGCTCAAAGCCCGGCAGTGTCCCCGGGTTGGTGAACTGCAACTCCATCAACATAGAATGCGCGGGGGCACGCGGGAATTTGGTGTCCAGATGATTAAGGTGGGGGTGCGCCTTGGTCAGTTTGGCCAGTATGCGCTCCGGCACCTCTGGCTCATCTGTGTCATCGAAGTGCTTCACCGAAATGAGCTCCAGGCCGAGGGAGTCGGCGAAGCGGACCCTTTTCTGACTAGTTGGACTTCTGCTGCGCGATATCTCCAACTTCGCTCTCTCCGTGGGCGTGGGCAGAGATTTGCACCTCCGGCGCAGACTCGGACTCTGTGGCGGCTTCAGGAAGACCTCTCTGCCCCTCGGTCTCTCCTCCACCACGGGGCTCTCGATGGCTTCACAGGTGGCGTTCATCGTGTCGAATTCTTCCCCGTCCTCAAGGCGCGGGTTGGCCGCCGCCAGGCTCCCGAACAGCCCGGCTATGCAGCTGTAGTTCCTCGGCAGGCAATTCTTAGGGGGCAGCATGATCTCGGCCTGATGCACGGACTCGGCTTCCATAAAATGCAGCAGTTCCTTGCACTGCGGAGTCGGAGTGGTCGTGATGCgggcaggggaggggaggggaggggggcggaccGGCGCGTCGAGCGATGCAGCCGTCAGTTGTCCGCGTCTCCCCCTCGCCGATAGGTGCACCGGCTGCGTCACAGGTTGACACCGTGCATCTCTGGACCAATAGAACCATGTGCTTATTAGGTCTTAGAGATCGGTCACTTAAAATTTcggtgtgtgtaaaaaaaaaaaaaaaaaaagattatatatatattatatatataaatgtctgCTTATTGCAATATATATAAAGAAGGAGACCACTTTCCTCTCGGCAACGACCATCGCCCGTCATTACTTCCGTGTGGTGACGCGCGGGGTCCTCTCGCAGCTGACAGTGTGACGTCCTGCTGAAGCTCTACGTGCTGAACTGAATGTCGCGCTCAACCAAAATGGCTTCCTGCTTCCCAAGAGGCGAGCCGGTTTACTTCCTCTAGTTCACGTTGTGGCCCGATCCTTGGTCTGATGACCCCCAGTCAACGGTGAAGACATGGCGGGTGTTAAACACACGGCATTATGTTGAATGTGACATAATACTTTGCATTATTCGTGCTAACAGTTTCTAATCATTTAGTCTACTGCGTGTGACTCTGTTCTATTGCACCGCGACGACTTATTGCATGACACGGATGTTAAAATTCATCTGGCGCAGACTGAGCTCTGGCAGCAGCACATTCAGCCCGCCCCCTTTCTTCTACGTCACATCTTCCCAGCGCAGCCTCTACGGGTTGCTATGGCGACGGTGTTGCAGCTTGTCGCTGTAGACAAGTCACTGCTGTTACTACgcttgtgtttgggggggggggggacattgtcGACCGGAAAGGAAAGTCACCACGGTGGGTAGTAGCAATGACCTTAAGAGTGGTGCGTTCGGACATTAGAATAGAGACTAAAAAACGACTTCCTTATGGTGATCAAGATTGATGTGACGCTTCAAACGTTTTAAACAACGCTCTTtgttccttgtttttgtttccttttcagtTGTCACCATGGCTGCATGATGGCGACATTAAAAGAAGTGGAGCGCCCAGCTGTGAGTGGATCCGACCACGAGCTTCCAGCACGAGAGGAGCTTTGGGAGCAGACACCGGGGAGGAGACATGTGGATGTCCTTCTAGATATTAGTGAGGAGGACTTCGCCAAAGAAATGGAGCCACACGAGTATCACTGTTACTCCGGCTTGGAAGAAGCTGTAAGCAAAATGAATATCTTCTCAGTAACCTTGCCTTTATCTGATTAAGTGAAGTGAAGTACCGCTAAACAATGCATGATCATTTTAAGTATTAGTtagcagaaaaataacaaatgtataAACCATCTGCTGCCAGTTCTGATTacttattcattcatattccaAGTATTTTCAGAGAATATTTCCTTCTAATACTAGCATCATTCCCACTTACGTTTACATTGATATGGCTCAATGAGTAAttctttttgattattttataaACAGGTTTGTGGTTGGGGAAGAGTTGCTCCACTGAGCTGTATACTTCTGACTCAGAAGACTTGCAAAAAAACGAAGCAGGCCGACAAACCAATGCCTCCGTGTGTTGAGCCGACAACGCCTGATGCCAACGGCTCAGCCTGGATTGCAGAGACCCGTTGTGAGTCTCACGTGGACCCACATAACAGCTTCAAGAAATCCCTCGCACCAAACCAGCACGAGGGCTCCTCGGGCTCCACAGTCCTGACAGCTCTGCAGAAGGATGCTTCAGAACGGCCCGTCTTCAATTGCATCCAGAAAACCACGTCAAAACTTCCACTCGTAGAAAAGATGGAGAGGGAAGAGGCGCTCAGGGCGACGTCTGCGCAGGTTCACCACTTCCACTCAAAATACTCGGACAACGGGGCCGCTAGGCCTCAGAAACACAGGCCTATTATGGTGGTGCCTATTAAAAACGTAACATTTTTACCACCAATTACATTACCACCCCCGAATCTCCAGAAAGCCAGCGGCAAGAAGGCCAAAGAAGGGGGATCCATGGGGGAGAATGTCTTCTTTGCCAAGAGCGGGACGAGAGCAGCTGGCGTGGACCACGTTGCTGACCCCGAGCTTCTCACTTACTCCTCAGTCCTGACCTCCAAGTACCGGCCATGTCAGCACAACCCCGACTTGTTCTCTGCAGCAAGTGTTTCTGTACCCAAGAGGTATCAAGTGCCCATGTCTTCCAAACCTGACACTGTGCACCTAAACAGCTACGCACTGGCCAGGAGGCTCACACAGGTCCTCCACCCCAGGGGAGCATCAGGTCCACGATCCCACTTGTACCCGAGCAAGACTGTGTCCATGTACTATGCAGTCACTTGAACGTCTCCCATtcaacaaagtaaaaacaactTCTTTATCTGTTGGTTTTTTTATCGTGATTGCTTCAGACTcaccacatttttgtttttcatccatccatcttatCCAGGGTCGGGTTGGGGGGCCTTCTGAGGTGCCCAGGGGGGCATTGTTTCCATTAAATTACTTGGAAAAATATATACAGGTATGAGAGATGTTCATTAGGGCTAACTAGCCCTTTGGTTTGGTGTTCTGACTGGCATATAGAACGATCCAACCCGATTAGTCAAGTGAACCGATCCTTAAATGTTGAGCTATTTGTGTCATTAGAgcctttgttttgttctgaCTAGTTCCCACGAGTTCTTCTTCAGCTGTTGCAGTTACCTAGCAACGGTGCAACTACCTCATAAGAAGCAAGGCAGTGCGTCTGCTTCACACTTCCACTCAAACCGGAGCCCACGAGCTGCAGCTCTGTCAGAGCCGCGATGCACTGCAGCCACAATTACATCAACACATTGGATCTGCTGTCAAATTGGATCGTATTCCACTTTTAAGTAGGGTATCCCTGACATATATGTGTATGGGTTCTGGGATGACTATTGTACCAGGTATCACTGCAGCATTATGCTGAGGGCCTCAATGCCTTACGTCATGTTGGTCAACCTTATTTACAACTTGCAGGATCTTGTTACATTGCCACTCTATACTAGCTCTGATCCGCTTAGTgggatttttaaataattaaaatagctGCTGTGTaagccaaattaaaaaaataaataaataaaaaaactttagTCCTACCTGAATGTGCATGTGGAATAAAATGGTCCCTTGACCCAGATTAGTAAAAACCTGCTACATCTAACACACGCTGGTTTCAGcacgtttatatatatatatatatatatatatataatgtcacTGCATTAAAGGTGTAAAACTAAGACAtcacaaaatgtacaaatctcATTTGATAGTCATGTTTAGTacagaacaaaatgttttacacGTTGAAGAGAGCATCACCAAAACATCTGTGCAATTTGTTCCACATTGCTGAACTGAGAGCAATTAAAGGATCAAGCTGACCGATTTagatgagacctttttgtacaaaaacatgcaaaagaaaaaaattctggacaaatctttttttagatttacaGGAGAACAAACTGTATCACGCATTGTAGGTCGTACAATTTATTCCACTCTGCTGTTAAGTAAC carries:
- the LOC119196452 gene encoding protein phosphatase 1 regulatory subunit 3E; amino-acid sequence: MEAESVHQAEIMLPPKNCLPRNYSCIAGLFGSLAAANPRLEDGEEFDTMNATCEAIESPVVEERPRGREVFLKPPQSPSLRRRCKSLPTPTERAKLEISRSRSPTSQKRVRFADSLGLELISVKHFDDTDEPEVPERILAKLTKAHPHLNHLDTKFPRAPAHSMLMELQFTNPGTLPGFEQKVREVKVLLETVQVDEFSMSGFVRVLNLAFEKSVSLRYSLNNWITFMDSLASYVPESSKGETDKFSFKIVMPTYLDNGGTFQFAIKYCVGGTEFWDNNNGNNYKVRRHRFKMSPPREWENGWIHFI
- the LOC119195547 gene encoding uncharacterized protein LOC119195547, which produces MMATLKEVERPAVSGSDHELPAREELWEQTPGRRHVDVLLDISEEDFAKEMEPHEYHCYSGLEEAVCGWGRVAPLSCILLTQKTCKKTKQADKPMPPCVEPTTPDANGSAWIAETRCESHVDPHNSFKKSLAPNQHEGSSGSTVLTALQKDASERPVFNCIQKTTSKLPLVEKMEREEALRATSAQVHHFHSKYSDNGAARPQKHRPIMVVPIKNVTFLPPITLPPPNLQKASGKKAKEGGSMGENVFFAKSGTRAAGVDHVADPELLTYSSVLTSKYRPCQHNPDLFSAASVSVPKRYQVPMSSKPDTVHLNSYALARRLTQVLHPRGASGPRSHLYPSKTVSMYYAVT